The following DNA comes from Branchiostoma floridae strain S238N-H82 unplaced genomic scaffold, Bfl_VNyyK Sc7u5tJ_1585, whole genome shotgun sequence.
ACTTTGTTTGATAAGTTAATACAAGCATGACCATGTCTTGCTCTTTTCTAAGCCAGTTTCTGTTCGTTGCCAGGAGTGCACCTTAGAGTTCGGCTCCTGGACGTACGGCGGATATGACGTCAACACCACCACGGAAGACGCGCCCCCGTCGCTGACGTACTTCGTGTATAATGACGAGTGGGAGCTGATCAACATAACAGGCGTGCAGGAGGACATTTACTATCCGTGCTGTCCTGAGCCTTACCCACTGGTTACATTCACTATTACCGTACAGAGGAGGTAAGAACCAACCTGAACCCTACCCACTGGTTACATTCACTATTACCGTACAGAGGAGGTAAGTACCAACCCGAACCCTATCCACTGGTTACATTCACTATTACCGTACAGAGGAGGTAAGTACCAACCCGAACCCTATCCACTGGTCACATTCACTATTACCGTACAGAGGAGGTAAGTACCAACCCGAACCCTACCCACTGGTCACATTCACTATTACCGTACAGAGGAGGTAAGTACCAACCCGAACCCTACCCACTGGTCACATTCACTATTACCGTACAGAGGAGGTAAGTACCAACCCGAACCCTATCCACTGGTTACATTCACTATTACCGTACAGAGGAGGTAAGAACCAACCTGAACCCTACCCACTGGTTACATTCACTATTACCGTACAGAGGAGGTAAGTACCAACCCGAAACCTACTCACTGGTTACATTCACTATTACCGTACAGAGGAGGTAAGAACCGACCCGAACCCTACCCACTGGTTACATTCACTATTACCGTANNNNNNNNNNNNNNNNNNNNNNNNNNNNNNNNNNNNNNNNNNNNNNNNNNNNNNNNNNNNNNNNNNNNNNNNNNNNNNNNNNNNNNNNNNNNNNNNNNNNNNNNNNNNNNNNNNNNNNNNNNNNNNNNNNNNNNNNNNNNNNNNNNNNNNNNNNNNNNNNNNNNNNNNNNNNNNNNNNNNNNNNNNNNNNNNNNNNNNNNNNNNNNNNNNNNNNNNNNNNNNNNNNNNNNNNNNNNNNNNNNNNNNNNNNNNNNNNNNNNNNNNNNNNNNNNNNNNNNNNNNNNNNNNNNNNNNNNNNNNNNNNNNNNNNNNNNNNNNNNNNNNNNNNNNNNNNNNNNNNNNNNNNNNNNNNNNNNNNNNNNNNNNNNNNNNNNNNNNNNNNNNNNNNNNNNNNNNNNNNNNNNNNNNNNNNNNNNNNNNNNNNNNNNNNNNNNNNNNNNNNNNNNNNNNNNNNNNNNNNNNNNNNNNNNNNNCCATCATGACCATCCTGGGGTTCTACTTACCGCCCGAGGCCGGGGAGAGGGTCGGGCTCGGCATCACCGTGCTGCTGTCTTTTACTGTGTTTCTGCTCATGGTGTCGGACCTCATGCCGCCTACGTCATCAGCTGTACCGCTGATTGGTAAGGCTTAGCATCATCATCCTACGTCATCAGATCTTCCTCTCATTGGCTCAGTATCATTGCCATTGGTATCATTGGTTAGTCTCAGCATCTTCATCCGACATCTTCAGCAGTGTCAGTAGCACTCTTCAGATGAGATGAGACGAACCGGCGTAGCGACGTCAGAAAAATGTGAATGGTTCTCTTTTCCTTTACCGGTAGTTCATCATGATTGCCTCAGGATcatgactgtttgtttgtttgttcttagTGTGTTACTATGGCATCACGATCATCATGGTAATGATGGCCCTGTCCATGACGGTCCTGGTGCTGAAGCTCCACTACACGGATCCGGACACCCGCCCCGTACCGCCCTGGGTCCGGCGTCTCCTGCTGAGCGGAGTCGGTCGGGTTTTCTGCACTCCCTCAGGTCAGTACGGTGTAACTCCCCACCTGTttgttatttgtgtgtttgtgctatGATTTTTGTTGTTCGCGTCTTCaaggcagaaaaaaaaacaactgtcgAACCCAGTATGTCCCATTGCAATCAGCTGGAGAGtctgtgcttgtttgtttgcttgcttgtttgtctatcgttgtttttgtttgtttatgcaGGTGCAGAGAAACCCCACCAAACATCGAACCGAGTCTGTCCCACAGCAGTCAGCTAGAGAGTCCAGAGAGTTTGTTTcagttttttgcttgtttgtgctaccgtctgttgttgttgtttgtacttGCAGGACCAGAGAAACCTCCACCAAACATCGAAACCAGTCTGTCTCACTGCAGTCAGCTGGAAagtctgtgtttgtttatttgtttgtgctaccgttgtttttgtttgtctatGTAGGTCCAGAGAAACCCCCACCAAACATCGAGCCCAGCCTGTCTCATTGCAGCCAGCTGGAAATCCTATGCGAAGACCTGGAGCTTGAACTGTACCGGACCGGCAAGATCAAAGAGAAAACGCGCCAATCAGAGCAGGACAAAGTGCCGGTCCGACAGGCCACCCTTCTGCGCGCACTGCGCACGCTCACCAGGGAGGTCCAGCATCACGTGATCAGCTGTCATCAGGCCCGATGGACCAATGAGGAGACAGAAAACGAGTGGAAGAGAGTCGGGAAGGTTCTGGATAAGTTCTGCGTGACCATGTTCACCGCGGCTACAGTCCTTACTGCTATAGGAATGGCGCTGAAACTACCCAGAATGAACCTACAGTAGCGTTAGGGTAAAGGTCAAGGGTCATGAAGATAATCtgaatgtcaaaggtcacagtgATGATGTTTTCCGCAGTGACCGTCCTTACGGCCATTAAGGATTATGTCGCTGAAATGAACCTACAGTAGCCTAAGGGTAAAGGGAACATCGTCACCATGAATGTCATGGTTATAAGGATGCTTCTTTTGTTTCTGTGCCATCGTAATGGGCTTCAGATTATCACTTATGAGGTCAATTTATTGCTATAACTAGATTGGTCATCTCAACAATCTTCTTATTTACCGGGAATTAAAGAGTGAGGTAGATTCGGACATTGGAAATGGGTTATAAAAGAAGGTGTATGCAAGTCTTTACCTTTAGAGTATAAGACAGCTATTTGAATGTTCTGCGCACAAGAGACAAATAAAAGTAGTTACTTAGAAGTAGTAAGAACCTggctgctatggaaaaatgggGTGTCTTGTAATCTAGTTCTGCTGAACACAAAGAAGCCTCGGTAACAGGATATTGTAAACCGTACACTGGAGTGTCTTAGTAGATATATTAGGAGAGTTGTAAGGGCTACAATAGGTGGATAAATGTAGGTTCTTATGGGCTGTTGTGTAGGTTGTACGTGTCTTGTTGGTCTCTGAGTTTGGGTTGAAATCGTTGCAAAGATGTCTTA
Coding sequences within:
- the LOC118408447 gene encoding neuronal acetylcholine receptor subunit alpha-10-like, with translation MTILGFYLPPEAGERVGLGITVLLSFTVFLLMVSDLMPPTSSAVPLIVCYYGITIIMVMMALSMTVLVLKLHYTDPDTRPVPPWVRRLLLSGVGRVFCTPSGQYGVTPHLFVICVFVL